The following are encoded together in the Novosphingobium resinovorum genome:
- the istB gene encoding IS21-like element ISSsp5 family helper ATPase IstB codes for MSDQAPEILLAHHLKALKLPTCLREHHKLARQCAAEGVDHIRFLARLVEMEMIDRERRMVERRIKAARFPAVKSLDSFDFAAIPRLNKMQVLEMARCEWIERRENAIALGPSGTGKTHVALGLGLAACQKGLSVGFTTAAALVSEMMEARDERRLLRFQKQMAGYKLLIIDELGFVPLSKTGAELLFELISQRYERGSTLITSNLPFDEWTETFGSERLTGALLDRLTHHVSILEMNGESYRLAHSRARKAKTRP; via the coding sequence ATGAGCGATCAGGCACCGGAGATTCTTCTCGCTCACCATCTCAAGGCACTCAAGCTGCCTACGTGCCTGCGAGAGCATCACAAGCTCGCCCGGCAATGTGCCGCTGAAGGCGTCGATCATATCCGCTTCCTCGCCCGTCTCGTCGAGATGGAGATGATCGACAGGGAGCGTCGTATGGTCGAGCGGCGCATCAAGGCCGCGCGCTTCCCCGCCGTCAAAAGCCTCGACAGCTTCGACTTCGCCGCTATCCCCAGGCTCAACAAGATGCAGGTGCTCGAGATGGCGCGCTGCGAGTGGATCGAGCGGCGTGAGAACGCCATCGCTCTGGGGCCATCGGGCACCGGCAAGACGCACGTAGCTTTGGGGCTCGGGCTGGCAGCATGCCAGAAAGGACTGTCGGTGGGCTTCACCACTGCGGCGGCGCTGGTCAGCGAGATGATGGAGGCGCGCGACGAGCGGCGTCTCCTGCGCTTCCAGAAGCAGATGGCCGGATACAAGCTGCTCATCATTGACGAACTGGGCTTCGTACCGCTCTCCAAGACCGGTGCCGAACTGTTGTTCGAGCTGATCTCCCAGCGCTATGAGCGCGGCTCCACCTTGATCACCAGCAACCTGCCCTTCGACGAATGGACTGAAACCTTCGGATCCGAGCGCCTCACAGGCGCGCTCCTCGATCGTCTGACCCATCACGTCAGCATCCTCGAGATGAACGGCGAAAGCTATCGCCTCGCTCACAGCCGGGCCCGAAAGGCCAAAACCA
- the istA gene encoding IS21 family transposase, producing the protein MELYLQVRLACADGMSQRAAAKRFNVSRDTVRKMLSFSSPPGYRRQSAPQRPKLDGFVGIIDGWLEGDRGVPRKQRHTAKRVFDRLRTEHGFTGGYTIIKDYIREREQRSREMFVPLAHPAGDAQADFGEALVEIGGVEQKAYFFALDLPHSDACYVRAYPAAVAEAWVDGHVHAFAFFGAVPRSIVYDNDRCLVAKILPDGTRKRATLFSAFLSHYVIRDRYARPGKGNEKGNVEGLVGYCRRNFMVPIPKFPTWEAFNLWLEEQCRRRQQDKVRGESETIGERLQRDLAAMQPLPATPFEACDQTGGRVSSQSLVRYRTNDYSVPVAWGHQEVWIRAYVDAVVIGCRSEVIARHPRCHAREEVIFDPLHYLPLIEQKINAFDQAAPLQGWDLPEAFGTLQRLMEGRMHKHGRREYVQVLRLLETFTIADLQAAVEQAIDLGAIGFDAVRHLVLCRVERVPPRLDLDVYPFLPRTTVEKTFARAYMSLLSDRQEAA; encoded by the coding sequence GTGGAACTTTATCTTCAGGTCCGTTTGGCTTGCGCGGATGGCATGAGCCAACGGGCGGCGGCGAAGCGTTTCAATGTGTCGCGCGATACGGTGCGCAAGATGCTGTCGTTTTCATCGCCGCCGGGTTACCGGCGTCAGTCTGCACCGCAGCGCCCGAAGCTGGACGGGTTTGTGGGGATCATCGATGGATGGCTTGAGGGGGATCGCGGTGTCCCGCGCAAGCAGCGCCATACGGCGAAGCGGGTATTCGACCGTTTGCGCACCGAACATGGTTTTACCGGCGGCTATACGATCATCAAGGATTACATCCGGGAGCGCGAGCAACGCAGCCGGGAGATGTTCGTGCCGCTGGCGCACCCGGCGGGAGATGCGCAGGCCGATTTCGGGGAAGCGCTGGTGGAGATCGGCGGGGTGGAGCAAAAGGCTTACTTCTTCGCGCTCGATCTGCCGCACAGTGATGCCTGCTATGTGCGAGCCTATCCGGCGGCGGTGGCGGAGGCCTGGGTGGACGGACATGTCCATGCCTTCGCGTTCTTCGGCGCGGTGCCGCGCTCGATCGTCTATGACAACGATCGCTGCCTGGTGGCGAAGATCCTGCCAGACGGCACGCGCAAGCGTGCCACGCTGTTCAGCGCTTTCCTGTCGCATTACGTGATCCGCGACCGCTATGCCCGCCCGGGCAAGGGGAACGAGAAAGGCAATGTGGAAGGGCTGGTTGGTTACTGCCGCCGCAATTTCATGGTGCCGATCCCGAAGTTCCCGACCTGGGAGGCGTTCAACCTGTGGCTGGAGGAGCAATGCCGCAGGCGCCAGCAGGACAAGGTGCGCGGGGAGAGCGAGACGATCGGTGAGCGCTTGCAGCGCGATTTGGCGGCGATGCAGCCTCTGCCCGCTACACCCTTCGAGGCCTGCGATCAGACCGGGGGGCGGGTCTCCTCGCAATCCCTGGTGCGCTACAGGACCAACGATTATTCGGTTCCGGTGGCCTGGGGCCATCAGGAAGTCTGGATCAGGGCCTATGTCGATGCGGTGGTGATCGGATGCCGCAGCGAGGTCATCGCCCGTCACCCGCGTTGCCATGCCCGCGAGGAGGTTATCTTCGACCCGCTCCATTATCTCCCGCTGATTGAGCAGAAGATCAACGCATTCGACCAGGCGGCCCCTTTGCAGGGCTGGGACCTGCCCGAAGCGTTCGGGACGCTCCAGCGGTTGATGGAAGGGCGCATGCACAAACATGGCAGGCGCGAATATGTACAGGTGCTGCGCCTGCTGGAAACGTTCACCATCGCCGATCTCCAGGCGGCGGTGGAACAGGCCATCGACCTTGGCGCCATCGGCTTCGATGCCGTCAGGCACCTGGTCCTGTGCCGGGTCGAACGCGTGCCGCCCAGGCTGGACCTGGACGTCTATCCCTTCCTGCCACGCACGACGGTCGAGAAGACCTTTGCCAGAGCCTATATGAGCCTGCTGTCCGACAGGCAGGAGGCCGCATGA
- a CDS encoding TetR/AcrR family transcriptional regulator, whose protein sequence is MAEYCSAVLRKACLEAITQSTTGIIAEISKIASDDSRSVHDRLCDAITRIIYFYSDHPYVRDFVVRHAADRSERSTLVTEQLIHPAYESCRTLYEAGIAQGIIRASHPALFFALLSAAANQPASFPTVLRSLAPEIPEDAARILIAETIVETLLHGEPCAPPR, encoded by the coding sequence GTGGCCGAATATTGCTCCGCCGTTCTCAGGAAAGCCTGCCTGGAAGCGATAACACAGAGCACGACCGGAATAATCGCGGAAATTTCCAAGATTGCCTCAGACGATAGCCGTTCGGTTCATGACCGACTTTGCGACGCGATTACGCGCATAATCTATTTTTATTCGGACCATCCCTATGTGAGGGATTTTGTCGTTCGGCACGCAGCGGATAGGTCTGAGCGGTCGACATTGGTTACGGAACAACTGATCCATCCTGCCTATGAAAGTTGTCGGACGCTTTACGAGGCCGGAATCGCTCAGGGCATAATCAGGGCCAGTCACCCTGCGCTCTTTTTCGCGTTGCTGAGCGCCGCTGCCAATCAACCCGCCAGCTTTCCTACTGTCCTGCGATCGCTTGCTCCCGAGATCCCTGAGGACGCCGCCCGAATTCTCATCGCAGAGACCATCGTCGAGACTTTGCTCCACGGCGAGCCATGCGCTCCGCCGCGGTGA
- a CDS encoding PHA/PHB synthase family protein, with translation MSIDEHQTDPLDGLAETLDHAAAAMVAQATHGLSPATLVQAWSDWALHLAISPGRQLQLATKLGRKYMRLADYAARRAGDPDTLPAIEPLPQDRRFDDPAWREQPYDLLVQAFLLTQQWWHAATTGIKGVDRHHEDMVAFAARQILDIVAPTNIIAANPVLQKRIVETGGRCLIDGIEHLFEDMSRLARGESPAGVEAFPVGETVAATPGKVVYRNELIELIQYEPTSGMVHPEPVLIVPAWIMKYYILDLSPDNSLVRWLVGQGYTVFAISWHNPGSADRNLDMDAYRRLGAMAAIDAIHAICGDAHIHALGYCLGGTLLSIAAAAMARDGDDRLASVTLLAAQTEFSEPGELGLFIDESQLNLLENMMWSRGYLDSSQMGGAFEILRSNDLVWSRILTEYLMGERAPMNDLMAWNADGTRMPYAMHSQYLRRLFLDDDLAEGKYKVDGRAISLSALRKPMFIVGTERDHVAPWKSVHKIHMLSPASIRFVLTSGGHNAGIVSEPGHRGRRYSVLDRVEDGPVLDAEEWLTRAEPHEGSWWTAWGEWLVDHSSEPVPPPPMGSPDKGYPALYPAPGHYVKER, from the coding sequence ATGTCGATCGATGAACACCAAACCGACCCCCTCGACGGCCTCGCCGAGACGCTCGATCACGCAGCGGCTGCCATGGTGGCTCAGGCAACGCATGGCCTGTCTCCCGCAACGCTTGTTCAGGCATGGTCGGACTGGGCGCTCCATCTCGCCATCTCTCCGGGCAGGCAGTTGCAACTGGCTACCAAGCTGGGTCGCAAATATATGCGACTGGCTGATTATGCAGCCCGGCGCGCCGGCGATCCCGACACCCTTCCCGCAATCGAGCCGCTGCCCCAGGACCGCCGCTTCGACGACCCTGCCTGGCGGGAACAGCCCTATGATCTTCTCGTGCAGGCATTTCTGCTGACCCAGCAATGGTGGCACGCCGCCACGACGGGCATAAAGGGCGTGGACCGTCATCATGAAGACATGGTTGCGTTCGCGGCCCGCCAAATCCTCGACATCGTCGCGCCGACGAACATTATCGCGGCGAATCCCGTGCTCCAGAAGCGGATCGTCGAAACAGGCGGGCGCTGCCTCATCGACGGCATCGAGCATCTTTTCGAGGACATGAGCCGCCTTGCACGAGGGGAATCACCGGCGGGAGTTGAGGCGTTCCCGGTTGGCGAGACTGTTGCCGCGACGCCAGGAAAGGTCGTCTATCGCAACGAACTGATCGAACTGATCCAGTATGAACCGACGAGCGGGATGGTCCATCCGGAGCCGGTGCTGATCGTGCCCGCCTGGATCATGAAATATTATATTCTCGATCTTTCGCCGGACAATTCGCTGGTCCGCTGGCTGGTGGGCCAGGGTTACACGGTCTTCGCCATCTCCTGGCACAATCCGGGCAGCGCCGACCGCAACCTCGACATGGACGCCTATCGACGGCTGGGCGCGATGGCAGCGATCGATGCCATCCACGCGATCTGCGGCGACGCGCATATCCACGCGCTGGGTTATTGTCTCGGGGGCACATTGCTGTCCATCGCCGCAGCCGCAATGGCGCGCGATGGCGACGACAGGCTGGCGAGCGTCACCCTGCTCGCGGCCCAGACCGAGTTCAGCGAACCCGGAGAACTTGGCCTTTTCATCGATGAGTCCCAGCTCAATCTGCTCGAGAACATGATGTGGAGCCGGGGCTATCTCGACAGCAGCCAGATGGGCGGTGCGTTCGAGATTCTGCGTTCGAACGATCTCGTCTGGTCGCGGATCCTCACCGAATATCTGATGGGCGAGCGTGCGCCCATGAACGATCTCATGGCGTGGAACGCCGACGGCACGCGCATGCCTTATGCCATGCACAGCCAGTATCTGCGCCGTCTGTTTCTCGATGATGATCTGGCCGAAGGCAAATACAAGGTCGACGGCCGGGCTATTTCCCTGTCGGCGCTGCGCAAACCGATGTTCATCGTAGGAACCGAACGCGACCATGTCGCGCCGTGGAAGTCGGTCCACAAGATCCACATGCTCTCCCCGGCCTCCATCCGCTTCGTGCTGACAAGCGGCGGTCACAATGCCGGCATTGTATCGGAGCCGGGCCACAGGGGGCGTCGCTACAGCGTGCTCGATCGTGTGGAAGACGGCCCCGTGCTCGACGCGGAGGAATGGCTTACGCGCGCCGAGCCGCATGAGGGAAGCTGGTGGACCGCCTGGGGCGAATGGCTGGTCGACCATTCGAGCGAGCCCGTCCCGCCTCCCCCGATGGGATCGCCCGACAAGGGATATCCCGCGCTCTATCCGGCACCTGGCCACTATGTGAAGGAGCGTTGA
- a CDS encoding bifunctional enoyl-CoA hydratase/phosphate acetyltransferase has product MAGPAMIENRTFDEIEVGDTASVTRTLEPEDIQLFALVSGDVNPAHLDAQYAATDMFRHVIAHGMWGGGLISAVLGTQLPGPGTIYLDQSLRFRRPVAPGDTITASVTVVEKRAEKKILILDCRCANQHGEDVITGQAQVIAPGEKVLRPRAELPDVRLNDHDKYRRLMELAGGSDPVPTAIVHPCSEAAITAALDAAQAGLIAPILIGPDAKIKAAATAASRAIDGFRIVPVAHSHAAAAKAVELVRTGEAQLVMKGSLHTDELMGAVVSSATGLRTERRISHAYVMDVPGRPTPLIITDAAINIAPSLEEKADIIRNAIDLAHVIGMEAPKVAILAAVETVNPAMPSTLDAAALCKMADRGQISGGILDGPLAFDNAVSEAAAREKGIVSEVAGHAEILVVPNLEAGNMLAKQLTFLGGADAAGIVLGARVPIILTSRADSLRTRLASCAVAVLMARAVTPAAPGLPGGKSA; this is encoded by the coding sequence ATGGCCGGTCCAGCGATGATCGAAAACCGCACCTTCGATGAAATCGAAGTTGGCGACACCGCATCGGTCACACGAACGCTCGAGCCGGAAGACATTCAGCTTTTCGCCCTGGTGTCTGGCGACGTCAATCCGGCTCACCTCGACGCGCAATATGCCGCGACCGACATGTTCCGCCACGTCATTGCCCACGGCATGTGGGGCGGCGGCCTCATCTCCGCCGTCCTCGGAACGCAACTACCCGGTCCTGGCACCATCTATCTGGACCAGTCGTTGCGCTTCCGCCGCCCCGTCGCACCGGGCGACACGATCACCGCCTCGGTCACCGTCGTCGAGAAGCGTGCGGAGAAGAAAATCCTGATCCTCGACTGCCGCTGCGCCAACCAGCATGGCGAGGATGTCATCACTGGCCAGGCCCAGGTGATCGCGCCCGGCGAAAAGGTGCTGCGCCCGCGCGCGGAGCTGCCGGACGTTCGCCTCAACGATCATGACAAATATCGCCGGCTGATGGAGCTTGCCGGTGGTAGCGATCCGGTCCCGACGGCGATCGTGCATCCTTGCAGCGAAGCCGCCATCACTGCGGCGCTCGATGCGGCGCAAGCCGGATTGATCGCCCCGATCCTCATCGGGCCCGATGCGAAGATCAAGGCCGCAGCCACTGCGGCCTCGCGCGCGATCGACGGTTTCCGGATCGTGCCGGTGGCGCACAGTCATGCCGCAGCGGCCAAGGCGGTGGAACTGGTGCGCACGGGCGAAGCGCAGCTCGTCATGAAGGGATCACTGCACACGGATGAACTGATGGGCGCGGTAGTCTCTTCCGCTACAGGCCTTCGCACCGAACGACGGATCAGCCATGCCTATGTCATGGACGTGCCTGGCCGGCCGACACCGCTCATCATTACCGATGCCGCTATCAACATCGCCCCCTCCCTCGAGGAAAAGGCCGACATCATCCGCAACGCCATCGATCTCGCGCATGTGATCGGCATGGAGGCGCCCAAAGTCGCGATCCTCGCTGCGGTCGAAACCGTCAACCCGGCAATGCCTTCGACGCTGGATGCGGCGGCGCTCTGCAAGATGGCGGATCGCGGGCAGATCAGCGGCGGCATTCTCGATGGACCCCTCGCCTTCGACAATGCGGTCAGCGAGGCCGCGGCCAGGGAAAAGGGTATCGTTTCCGAAGTTGCGGGCCATGCGGAAATTCTGGTCGTGCCCAACCTCGAAGCCGGGAACATGCTGGCCAAGCAGCTCACATTCCTGGGCGGCGCCGACGCGGCCGGTATCGTGCTTGGCGCGCGCGTGCCGATCATCCTGACGAGCCGTGCCGACAGCCTGCGCACGCGTCTCGCGTCCTGCGCAGTGGCGGTGCTGATGGCGCGCGCCGTGACGCCGGCAGCCCCTGGATTGCCCGGGGGCAAGAGTGCATGA
- a CDS encoding acetate/propionate family kinase, with translation MKAVVSLNSGSSSIKFSLFAMEPGGSLQLAAGGKIEKIGIVPALKARRTDGTILLDRTWPDGAGLTHADLLADLFSWAMQHPLEGYEIAAIGHRIVHGGTEFSVPRRIDSELIDKLEALCPLAPLHQPHNLAAVRAITKLDPDLPQVACFDTAFHHDKPALASRFAIPRALHDQGIRRYGFHGLSYEYIARRLAAIDPALASGKVIAAHLGNGASLCAMAAGQSVDTTMGFTALDGLMMGSRSGSLDPGVVLHLMTQMGMGAKTIEDMLYRQSGLLGVSGISSDMRTLAASDAPEAKEAIDLFAWRVARDTGALAASLEGVDGIIFTAGIGENDAGMRSLIGRRLQWLGLEIDDRANAAGETLISAPESRIKALVIPTDEERMIAIHTLSLLQETAQ, from the coding sequence ATGAAGGCGGTCGTCAGCCTCAATTCCGGCTCGTCGAGCATCAAATTCTCTCTCTTCGCCATGGAGCCGGGAGGCAGCCTCCAACTCGCGGCCGGCGGAAAGATCGAGAAAATCGGGATAGTGCCAGCGCTGAAGGCCCGAAGGACGGACGGTACGATCCTGCTCGATCGCACCTGGCCGGATGGCGCAGGCCTTACCCACGCCGACTTGCTGGCCGATCTTTTTTCCTGGGCGATGCAGCATCCACTTGAAGGCTATGAGATCGCCGCCATCGGACACCGCATCGTCCATGGCGGCACAGAATTTTCCGTCCCGCGGCGCATCGATTCTGAATTGATCGACAAGCTGGAAGCACTTTGTCCGCTGGCGCCCCTGCATCAGCCCCATAACCTGGCTGCCGTCCGGGCGATCACCAAGCTTGATCCCGACCTGCCTCAGGTCGCCTGCTTCGACACCGCTTTCCATCATGACAAGCCAGCCCTTGCCTCTCGTTTCGCAATCCCCCGTGCGCTTCACGACCAGGGCATCCGTCGCTACGGTTTTCACGGCCTTTCCTATGAATATATCGCCCGGCGCCTCGCCGCGATCGACCCGGCGCTGGCCTCGGGCAAGGTCATCGCCGCACATCTGGGCAATGGCGCGAGCCTTTGCGCCATGGCGGCGGGGCAAAGCGTCGACACGACCATGGGGTTCACCGCGCTCGACGGTTTGATGATGGGCTCCCGCTCGGGCAGTCTCGACCCCGGTGTCGTGTTGCATCTCATGACGCAGATGGGCATGGGCGCCAAGACGATAGAGGATATGCTTTACAGGCAATCGGGCCTTCTGGGCGTGTCGGGCATTTCCAGCGACATGCGCACGCTTGCCGCGAGCGACGCACCCGAAGCGAAAGAAGCGATTGATCTCTTCGCCTGGCGGGTAGCCCGTGACACCGGCGCCCTTGCCGCTTCGCTGGAGGGTGTGGACGGGATCATCTTTACTGCTGGCATCGGCGAAAATGACGCGGGCATGCGCAGTCTTATTGGTCGCCGGCTCCAATGGCTGGGCCTTGAGATCGATGATCGCGCCAATGCTGCAGGTGAGACGCTGATCAGCGCCCCCGAGAGCCGGATCAAGGCCCTCGTCATCCCCACCGACGAGGAACGCATGATCGCAATTCACACGCTCAGCCTGCTGCAGGAGACCGCCCAATGA
- the fabI gene encoding enoyl-ACP reductase FabI, translating to MTPLVDLTGKRGLVIGIAYEHSIATGCAEAFARCGARLAATYLNEKAKDWVQPVVDQLGVEWTAPCDVRIPGELEALFGQVQERWGGLDFLLHSIAFAPKEDLHGRVVDSSAQGFSTAMDVSCHSFLRMAKLAEPLMATGGCLLCVTFYGSERVVEHYNLMGPVKAALESATRYVAAELGAKAIRAHAISPGPIATRAASGIDRFDELLDRAAAQVPAGKLVDVSDVGALAAFLVSDAAKRITGTIIPVDNGQHLFA from the coding sequence ATGACACCGCTTGTAGATCTGACCGGCAAGCGCGGCCTCGTCATCGGGATCGCATACGAACATAGCATCGCGACAGGATGCGCGGAGGCATTTGCCCGGTGCGGCGCCCGGCTTGCCGCCACCTATCTCAACGAAAAGGCAAAGGACTGGGTCCAGCCTGTCGTCGACCAGCTCGGCGTCGAATGGACTGCGCCGTGCGATGTACGCATCCCCGGCGAACTCGAGGCGCTTTTCGGCCAGGTGCAAGAACGCTGGGGTGGCCTCGATTTCCTGCTGCACTCGATCGCCTTCGCGCCGAAGGAGGATCTCCACGGTCGGGTGGTCGACAGCAGTGCGCAAGGCTTCTCGACGGCGATGGACGTGTCCTGCCACAGTTTCCTTCGCATGGCGAAGCTCGCCGAACCGCTGATGGCAACGGGCGGATGCCTGCTTTGCGTGACCTTCTATGGTTCGGAGCGGGTGGTCGAACACTATAACCTGATGGGTCCCGTCAAGGCGGCCCTGGAAAGCGCAACGCGCTATGTCGCCGCGGAACTGGGCGCCAAAGCCATTCGGGCACACGCTATTTCACCAGGGCCGATTGCCACCCGCGCCGCAAGCGGAATCGACCGGTTCGACGAGTTGCTCGATCGGGCTGCCGCGCAGGTTCCCGCAGGAAAATTGGTTGACGTAAGCGACGTCGGCGCGCTGGCCGCCTTCCTCGTCAGCGATGCCGCGAAGCGGATCACCGGCACGATCATTCCGGTCGATAACGGGCAGCATCTTTTCGCGTGA
- a CDS encoding phospholipase A: MRVLNAGAAAQEVRLPDEVAADLVSNGTYRKVWLQRGEKQAAVLTIRANGFAAARYRIDFQDVMDGAALSIPSWSTQQILLTIGVDPEADRSAPVALTAAPSLTPPTSPQISPDSVTPSPTDRTRGNAFIPNLSVYEPIYAVYGPGTNTDARIQISFKYQLFGSRARMDRSPSLIDGLYFAYTQRMFWDVAAKSSPFRNIDYQPELFYLSPALPVSDKATISGQIGLRHESNGRDGAASRSLNMLYLAPMAGFSLGEDRRLTIAPRLWLYLGNLSDNPDIRRYRGNSGLFIEASEDDGLRVSASTRLNLGSGKGALTAELSYPFRRILGGGPDFYLFGQGFTGYGENLLDYNKHVTRLRIGVALVR; encoded by the coding sequence GTGCGCGTTCTCAATGCCGGGGCGGCCGCGCAGGAGGTTCGCCTTCCCGACGAGGTTGCGGCCGATCTGGTCAGCAACGGCACGTATCGAAAGGTCTGGCTGCAACGAGGCGAAAAACAGGCTGCGGTTCTGACGATCCGGGCCAATGGCTTTGCGGCGGCGCGCTACCGGATCGACTTTCAGGACGTCATGGACGGCGCGGCCTTGTCCATTCCCTCCTGGTCAACGCAGCAAATCCTCCTGACGATCGGCGTCGATCCTGAGGCCGACCGCTCTGCCCCGGTCGCCCTGACTGCCGCGCCCTCGCTCACGCCTCCGACCTCTCCGCAGATATCGCCAGACTCCGTCACACCATCGCCGACAGACCGAACCCGGGGCAATGCTTTCATCCCCAATCTCTCGGTCTACGAACCGATCTATGCGGTCTATGGCCCCGGCACCAACACCGACGCACGCATCCAGATCAGTTTCAAATATCAGCTGTTCGGAAGTCGAGCGCGGATGGACCGCTCTCCCTCGCTGATCGACGGCCTCTATTTCGCCTATACCCAGCGCATGTTCTGGGACGTGGCGGCGAAATCCTCGCCCTTCCGCAATATCGATTATCAACCCGAGCTCTTCTATCTCTCGCCTGCCCTGCCCGTGTCAGATAAGGCCACGATCAGCGGCCAGATCGGCCTTCGCCATGAGTCCAATGGACGCGATGGCGCAGCCTCGCGCAGCCTCAACATGCTCTATCTGGCCCCGATGGCCGGCTTCTCGCTCGGCGAGGACCGAAGGCTGACGATCGCGCCGCGGCTGTGGCTCTATCTCGGAAACCTTTCGGACAATCCTGACATTCGCCGATATCGCGGCAATAGCGGGCTTTTCATTGAGGCCAGCGAGGATGATGGGCTGCGCGTCTCGGCTTCTACCCGTCTCAACCTGGGTAGCGGCAAGGGAGCTCTGACCGCCGAGCTCTCCTACCCGTTCCGGCGTATCCTGGGCGGAGGCCCGGACTTCTATCTCTTCGGCCAGGGCTTCACCGGCTATGGCGAAAATCTGCTCGACTATAACAAGCACGTGACGCGCCTGCGGATCGGCGTGGCGCTCGTGCGATGA
- a CDS encoding HlyD family secretion protein, whose amino-acid sequence MKLRGPIVIPILAVVLIALAFGLWWMFGRTDKLPDTIVRGNGRLEMTRTDIAAKYPGRLMSLDVHEGDLVGAGQVIARQDDVDLKTQLAGALAKREQAVSALMRAQGELAARDSQAQLARIDWVETGKLRERDMVSNVELEQRRLALVAAQGGAQAAGGGVGEARSAIAQADALIAQTRAGLADLRIIAPTPGRVEYRIVEPGTMLPPGGKIVSLVNAEDAWLTIFLPASVAGKIRIGDEARILPQGFGDAIPARVSFVAPDAQFTPKFVETASERENLSYRVKLQIAPDLARGLDGRLKAGMTADGFVRTDTRQPWPDLTKIDK is encoded by the coding sequence GTGAAGCTGCGGGGCCCTATCGTCATTCCCATTCTGGCCGTCGTCCTCATCGCCCTGGCTTTCGGGCTGTGGTGGATGTTTGGACGCACCGACAAGCTCCCCGATACCATCGTGCGCGGCAACGGCCGTCTCGAGATGACGCGCACCGATATTGCCGCCAAATATCCTGGCCGCCTGATGTCGCTTGACGTCCATGAAGGTGATCTCGTCGGGGCGGGTCAGGTCATCGCCCGGCAGGATGATGTAGACCTCAAAACCCAACTCGCCGGAGCGCTTGCCAAGCGCGAACAGGCAGTATCCGCCCTCATGCGCGCGCAAGGGGAGCTCGCCGCGCGGGACAGTCAGGCTCAGCTCGCCCGCATCGACTGGGTCGAGACCGGCAAGCTGCGGGAGCGTGACATGGTCTCGAACGTCGAGCTGGAGCAGCGTCGCCTGGCCTTGGTTGCTGCGCAAGGTGGCGCCCAGGCGGCGGGCGGCGGTGTCGGCGAGGCACGCTCGGCCATTGCCCAGGCCGACGCCCTGATCGCGCAAACCAGAGCCGGCCTTGCCGACCTGCGGATCATCGCACCGACGCCCGGGCGCGTCGAATATCGGATCGTCGAGCCTGGAACCATGTTGCCACCGGGCGGCAAGATCGTGTCGCTGGTCAATGCCGAGGATGCCTGGCTCACCATCTTCCTGCCCGCTTCGGTCGCCGGCAAGATCAGGATCGGCGACGAGGCACGCATTCTTCCGCAGGGTTTTGGCGACGCCATTCCCGCGCGCGTCAGCTTCGTGGCGCCCGATGCGCAGTTCACGCCAAAATTCGTCGAGACGGCCAGCGAACGCGAGAACCTGTCCTACCGGGTGAAGCTGCAGATCGCGCCTGATCTCGCCCGTGGCCTGGACGGAAGGCTGAAAGCCGGCATGACGGCGGACGGGTTCGTGCGCACCGATACGCGCCAGCCCTGGCCCGACCTCACCAAGATCGACAAATGA